A single window of Rhodoligotrophos appendicifer DNA harbors:
- a CDS encoding CocE/NonD family hydrolase: MPVRHDFPRKVKLIRDVFIPLSDGTRLAAQIWIPEDAEADKVPAILEYLPYRKRDGTADRDALTHPYFAGHGYACVRVDIRGSGDSEGVLLGEYLKQEQDDALEILDWICAQPWSTGRVGVIGISWGGFNGLQIAARQHSALQAVISLCSTDDRYRDDIHFMGGALLVDKLTWGSTMFAINSTPPDPALVGDSWRKIWMDRLKGSGLWPLEWHKQQRRTDLYTHGSIAEDYDAVKCPVYMVGGWADGYSNPIFRVLANLKGPRKGLIGPWAHKYPHFAKPGPQIGFLQESLRWWDKWLKDVETGIMDEPMLRVWMEDSDPPSRMYEVRSGRWVAEETWPSPRIKTSTRPLGAGLIGEEGEKPAAALLTISSPQTVGLAAGRWCPYGLEPDQAGDQRVEAGGSLVFDSAPLGTTLEILGPTVFKLKLASNKPNAVVAVTLGEVLPDGAVSRITYGILNLTHRNSDTALEALEPGTFYDVSIPLNDIAHSFKAGNRIRLAVSTSYWPIIWPSPEAATLTIESAASSLLLPVRPERADDAQLTPFAEPEWSEPVRTTQIEPAHDVSRQILDLLTDVVTVERLSNSGMTRYDDIDWSVGVQAHKRYHIKANDPLSAHVEVEWMKRYERGDFKIRTVTKITMQAQADSFKIDASLHAYENGELAFSQDWSEDVPRDHV; this comes from the coding sequence ATGCCCGTGCGCCATGATTTTCCGCGGAAGGTAAAGCTCATCCGGGATGTCTTCATCCCGCTTTCCGACGGGACCAGACTGGCGGCGCAGATCTGGATTCCTGAGGATGCGGAGGCCGACAAGGTCCCCGCCATCCTCGAATATCTGCCCTATCGCAAGCGGGACGGGACGGCTGACCGTGACGCGCTGACCCATCCCTATTTTGCGGGCCACGGCTATGCCTGCGTGCGCGTCGACATCCGCGGCTCCGGCGACAGCGAAGGGGTTCTGCTCGGAGAATATCTGAAGCAGGAACAAGACGACGCTCTGGAGATCCTGGACTGGATCTGCGCGCAGCCATGGTCGACCGGCCGAGTCGGGGTGATCGGCATTTCCTGGGGCGGCTTCAATGGCCTGCAAATTGCCGCGCGACAGCATTCGGCACTCCAGGCCGTGATTTCCCTGTGCTCGACCGACGATCGCTATCGCGACGACATCCATTTCATGGGCGGCGCGCTGTTGGTGGACAAGCTGACATGGGGATCGACCATGTTCGCGATCAACTCGACGCCGCCGGATCCGGCGCTGGTCGGCGACAGCTGGCGCAAGATCTGGATGGACCGGCTCAAGGGCTCAGGCCTCTGGCCGCTCGAATGGCACAAGCAGCAGCGGCGTACCGATCTGTACACGCATGGCTCGATCGCGGAAGATTACGACGCGGTCAAATGCCCGGTCTACATGGTCGGCGGCTGGGCCGACGGGTATTCCAATCCCATTTTCCGGGTCCTCGCCAATCTGAAGGGCCCGCGCAAGGGACTGATCGGGCCCTGGGCGCATAAATATCCGCATTTCGCCAAGCCGGGACCGCAGATCGGGTTTCTTCAGGAATCCCTGCGCTGGTGGGACAAGTGGCTCAAGGATGTCGAGACCGGCATCATGGACGAGCCCATGCTGCGGGTCTGGATGGAGGACAGCGATCCGCCGAGCCGCATGTATGAAGTGCGGTCCGGACGCTGGGTCGCGGAAGAGACCTGGCCGTCACCGCGGATCAAAACCAGCACCCGTCCCTTGGGGGCGGGTCTGATTGGCGAAGAGGGGGAAAAGCCCGCAGCCGCCCTTCTGACGATCTCGTCGCCGCAGACGGTCGGTCTGGCTGCGGGGCGATGGTGCCCCTACGGGCTGGAGCCGGACCAGGCGGGGGACCAGCGCGTCGAGGCCGGCGGGTCTCTGGTCTTCGACAGCGCGCCGCTCGGCACGACCTTGGAGATCCTCGGACCCACCGTCTTCAAGTTGAAGCTCGCCTCGAATAAGCCCAATGCCGTCGTCGCCGTCACCCTCGGCGAGGTGCTGCCGGATGGCGCGGTGTCGCGGATCACCTATGGGATCCTCAATCTCACCCATCGCAACAGCGACACCGCGCTCGAGGCGCTTGAGCCGGGGACGTTCTATGACGTCTCCATCCCGCTCAACGACATCGCCCACAGCTTCAAGGCGGGCAACAGGATCAGGCTGGCGGTCTCCACCAGCTATTGGCCGATCATCTGGCCCTCGCCGGAGGCGGCGACGCTGACGATCGAGAGCGCCGCCAGCTCCCTGCTGCTGCCGGTGAGACCTGAGCGGGCGGATGATGCGCAGCTCACGCCCTTCGCAGAGCCGGAATGGTCGGAGCCCGTGCGGACCACGCAGATCGAGCCCGCTCACGATGTTTCACGGCAGATTCTGGATCTGCTCACCGACGTGGTCACCGTCGAACGGCTGAGCAATTCGGGCATGACCCGGTATGACGACATCGACTGGAGCGTCGGGGTGCAGGCCCATAAGCGCTACCATATCAAGGCGAATGACCCGCTGTCGGCTCACGTCGAGGTGGAGTGGATGAAGCGCTATGAGCGAGGCGATTTCAAAATCCGCACCGTGACCAAGATCACCATGCAGGCGCAGGCCGACAGTTTCAAAATCGATGCCAGCCTGCATGCTTATGAAAATGGTGAGCTGGCCTTTTCGCAGGATTGGTCGGAAGATGTGCCTCGCGATCATGTTTGA